GGTATTGTTCTCCGATTAGTGTATTCACACCAATTGCGGTTAATGCTGCACCTGTAATAACAGAACCGACACTTTTGAATAGTTTCTCAACACGTAATAGTAGTGTTTGGATGATCCCTAAAGTAAACAAAAGGCCGCCCATACTTAGAGCTAAAATAACAAGTCCTACTGTAAACATCATGCTATTAATGCCCCCGCGTGTTAAAAGGGAATCGATCGCTTTGTTACCGGTTTGAGATGTAAATCCATTAAATAGAATGTTCAACACTTCACCAAATCCATAGTGATGGTGGAAATAAGAAACCAATATAGCAACAACTGTACTTGCAGCTAATGTTAAAATTGCAGGTGCTTTTTTCAATGCCATTATAATAAGTACTACAAGAGGAAGTAATGTGTACCAATGAATCATACCAGTTGACATTAAACCATCTTGGAAAGTTTTGATTTTATGTGTATTTTGTAATACTTTGGTTGGTGACAAAATAGCGTATACAATTAATGAAAGAATAAGTGCAGGAATGGTTGTCCAACACATATTCTTAATATGTTCAAATAAATCAACGCCCATTATAGTAGACGACAGATTACAGGTATCCGATAAAGGAGACATTTTATCTCCAAAGAATGCTCCTGATACAATTGCCCCAGCAGTAATAGCAAGTGAGATATCCATCGCACTAGCCATACCGATAAAAGCAACACCTACAGTTGCTGTTGTCGTAAGGGAGCTACCAATCGCAATACCGACTATACAAGTAACGATAAAAACAACTGCATAGAAGAAATGTGGAGTAATCGATTCAAACCCTAAATAAATAAGTGTAGGAATTGTGCCGCTCATAATCCAACTACTGATTAACGTACCAATAAAGAAGAAAATGAAAATTGCGCCAAGTCCTGCTGACGCACCTTCTACTAATCCATTTTCCAAATCTTTATAAGATACCTTTTTATATAGACCATATCCCATCAGTATAAGAATAGCTATTAAGATAGGCATATGTGGAACAGAATTAAAGCCAGCAATACAAAATGTCATAGTAGCAATAATTAAAATGATTAAGATGAGTGCTTCAAAAAAGGAAGGTGTCATCTTGGCTTGAATATGAAACATGATATTTCCTCCTCCAATATTAAACGTAAAAAAACCTTCAATCCCATCAAAAGGGACGAAGGATCACTCCGCGGTACCACCCTAATTGTCAAAATTACTTTGACCACTTCATAAGGTTC
This window of the Rummeliibacillus pycnus genome carries:
- the nhaC gene encoding Na+/H+ antiporter NhaC is translated as MFHIQAKMTPSFFEALILIILIIATMTFCIAGFNSVPHMPILIAILILMGYGLYKKVSYKDLENGLVEGASAGLGAIFIFFFIGTLISSWIMSGTIPTLIYLGFESITPHFFYAVVFIVTCIVGIAIGSSLTTTATVGVAFIGMASAMDISLAITAGAIVSGAFFGDKMSPLSDTCNLSSTIMGVDLFEHIKNMCWTTIPALILSLIVYAILSPTKVLQNTHKIKTFQDGLMSTGMIHWYTLLPLVVLIIMALKKAPAILTLAASTVVAILVSYFHHHYGFGEVLNILFNGFTSQTGNKAIDSLLTRGGINSMMFTVGLVILALSMGGLLFTLGIIQTLLLRVEKLFKSVGSVITGAALTAIGVNTLIGEQYLSILLTGQAFQSQFQKLGLKNKNLARVAEDAGTVVNPLVPWSVCGIFITKVLSVSTWEYFPFALFCLLSPILTVIAGWTGKTLSYIDKK